The genome window GGATGTCGCTTCAGCATGTAGCTATTATTATGGATGGCAATGGCAGATGGGCTCAAAAACGTCATCTTCCGCGACTATTAGGTCATAGGGCAGGAGTAAAAGCTGTTGAAAAAACTGTGAGGGCTGCTGCTAATTTGGGCATTCCTTATATTTCTTTGTATGCTTTCTCTACAGAAAATTGGAGAAGGCCTCAAACAGAAGTAAAGGGGCTTATGTCTCTCTTCCGTTATTATATTCGCAAAAAGATTCTAGAACTTGTTCAAGAAAATGTTCGTCTGCGTTTTGCTGGCAGAATTCAGGATCTACCTCAAGATATACAAGAAATTATTCACGAAGCAGAAGAAAAGACTAAAGATTTTCAACGTCTTCAACTTATTGTTTGCCTAAACTATGGTGGAAGACAGGAACTAATAGATGCCGTTCAAGAAATAACACGAGAGGGCTACACAGGAGAAATAACAGAAGAAACTATACGGTCTCACCTTTATTTGCCCGATATACCAGATCCTGACCTCATTATACGAACGAGCGGTGAATGTCGTCTCAGCAATTTTTGGCTATGGCAGGGCTGTTATAGTGAACTTTATTTTTCTCCCCTATATTGGCCAGATTTCAACGAAGAAGCTCTGAAAGAAGCATTACTTTCCTATGAAAAGAGGGATCGCCGTTATGGTGGCATTAAACGATAAAGCTAAAGAACTTGTCTTACGTTCTTTAAGCGGAATTGTTCTAGCATCTATTCTTCTCTCATCTATTTTCGTAGGAGGACGTCTTTGGTTTCTAGTCGCTTCAACACTTGCCTTACTCTCGCTATGGGAGTTTTACCAACTCCTATCGAAGAAGTTTCGAGTATCTAAGGGGATAGGAATATTATCTGGAGCTCTCGTGCTCATTGCATCCACAGAACGTATTCGCCCCGTATCCGTACTAATTGTGCTAACTCTTTGCGCGTTTATTCTTCTTTTCATTGAAATATTACGCCGTCAATTCTCCCATTCAAGCTATGCTATTTGGAATCTGGGAGGAACTTTATCAGGTCTTGTCTACATTATCTTCCCTTGGAGTTATATGATCCTTTTACGATTTCACCCCTTAGGGAAGCTTTTGCTTTTCACCCTGTTTATATGCACATGGAGCTGCGATGTAGCAGCTTATCTTGTAGGAACACGTTGGGGAAAAAATAAATTTTGTGAAGCGGTAAGCCCTAAGAAAACCTGGGAAGGTTTTGTTGGAGGGGCAGGCGCTAGTATTCTCTTTTCTGTACTTATCGCCTACTACGCAGCAATGCCTCCTTTACCTTTTCTTTATATAGGAATTATCTGCGGTTTAGCTGGACAACTTGGTGATTTGGCAGAATCTTTAATAAAGAGAGAAGTCGAAGTCAAAGACAGTGGGCGGCTTATCCCTGGACATGGGGGAGTTCTTGACCGATTTGACAGTATTCTAATTAGTGGTACTTTGACATTTTTCCTGTTTGGAGTGATTCTCCTTTGACAAACAATCTTTCTCGACTAGCTATTATTGGAGCTACTGGAAGTGTTGGAAAATCTGTTCTTGACATATGCAGAACCTATCCTGAAAAATTTAAAGTTGCTTTTCTCGTAGCTCATCAAAATATTAAAAAAATGAGTTCGCTTATTAACGAATTCCATCCGGTTGGAGTCGCTTTAACAGATCATGAAGCTGCCCGTTCTTTGCGGGAACTCCATCCTGATCTGCCTATTTATGAGTCAGAAGAAGATCTTGAATATATTGTTACTCACCCAGATGTTGATCACGTCGTTTTTGCCTCATCTGGAACAGACGCCATTAGAAGTTTGCAAAAAGCACTCGATGCAGACAAAAATGTTTCTCTTGCCAATAAAGAAAGTATCGTTGTTGCCGCACCATGGGTTATGCCTCTCGTAAAACGGAGAGACCAGCTTCGTCCTCTTGATAGCGAGCATAATGCTATATGGCAATGTCTCATCGGAGAAAATGTGCGAAATGTCAAAGAGATATTTCTAACAGCCTCTGGAGGCCCATTCAGAACATATACACGAGAAAAGCTTTCGTATGTCACTCCTGAGATGGCTTTATCTCATCCCGTATGGAATATGGGCTATAAAGTCACTGTTGACAGCGCAACTCTTATGAATAAAGGCATAGAAATAATAGAAGCTATGTATCTTTTCAACCTGGACAACACGCAAGTTCATGCAATAATTTGTCCAGGCTCTATCGTGCATGGCATTGTACATTTTTCAGATGGAACTGTAAAAATGGTCGCATCAACACCTGATATGCGCATGGCTGCTGCAACAGCTCTTGCCTATCCAGAACGTCTGCCCACAATGCCACTTGTCGCACCCTTAGCATTTGACCCCCTTTCTATCAGTTTTTATTCTCCAGACGAAAGTCTTTTTCCAAGTCTTGCACTTGCCAAAGAAGTCGCCTGTAAGAAAGGTCCTTTCCCAGCTATTCTTGTGGGAGCTGATGAAATTGCCGTCGATGCTTTCATGAAAAAGAAAATAAATTTTACGCAAATTCCCGTAGTGATAGAGAAAGTTCTATCGAGTTATAATGGGAAAGCGCCTGAAACGCTTGAGGAGAGTCTGCAGATTCTCCAATGGGGGAAAGTAACCGCACAGTCAATAGTACGGACATTGGAGAAATAGA of Aminobacterium sp. MB27-C1 contains these proteins:
- a CDS encoding isoprenyl transferase, coding for MSLQHVAIIMDGNGRWAQKRHLPRLLGHRAGVKAVEKTVRAAANLGIPYISLYAFSTENWRRPQTEVKGLMSLFRYYIRKKILELVQENVRLRFAGRIQDLPQDIQEIIHEAEEKTKDFQRLQLIVCLNYGGRQELIDAVQEITREGYTGEITEETIRSHLYLPDIPDPDLIIRTSGECRLSNFWLWQGCYSELYFSPLYWPDFNEEALKEALLSYEKRDRRYGGIKR
- a CDS encoding phosphatidate cytidylyltransferase, whose product is MVALNDKAKELVLRSLSGIVLASILLSSIFVGGRLWFLVASTLALLSLWEFYQLLSKKFRVSKGIGILSGALVLIASTERIRPVSVLIVLTLCAFILLFIEILRRQFSHSSYAIWNLGGTLSGLVYIIFPWSYMILLRFHPLGKLLLFTLFICTWSCDVAAYLVGTRWGKNKFCEAVSPKKTWEGFVGGAGASILFSVLIAYYAAMPPLPFLYIGIICGLAGQLGDLAESLIKREVEVKDSGRLIPGHGGVLDRFDSILISGTLTFFLFGVILL
- the dxr gene encoding 1-deoxy-D-xylulose-5-phosphate reductoisomerase → MTNNLSRLAIIGATGSVGKSVLDICRTYPEKFKVAFLVAHQNIKKMSSLINEFHPVGVALTDHEAARSLRELHPDLPIYESEEDLEYIVTHPDVDHVVFASSGTDAIRSLQKALDADKNVSLANKESIVVAAPWVMPLVKRRDQLRPLDSEHNAIWQCLIGENVRNVKEIFLTASGGPFRTYTREKLSYVTPEMALSHPVWNMGYKVTVDSATLMNKGIEIIEAMYLFNLDNTQVHAIICPGSIVHGIVHFSDGTVKMVASTPDMRMAAATALAYPERLPTMPLVAPLAFDPLSISFYSPDESLFPSLALAKEVACKKGPFPAILVGADEIAVDAFMKKKINFTQIPVVIEKVLSSYNGKAPETLEESLQILQWGKVTAQSIVRTLEK